A window from Triticum aestivum cultivar Chinese Spring chromosome 6D, IWGSC CS RefSeq v2.1, whole genome shotgun sequence encodes these proteins:
- the LOC123146325 gene encoding putative disease resistance protein RGA4, translated as MEAAIETASWLLSKALAKLSDELVAAFVATSSELGHNFQSMKHWLWHTQGLLHAARIRDMSNNPGPGLQGLLAELSKKADEAEDLLDEICYFMIQDQLDHTSEATIQDPAPNIGDLVRGRARDAHHALRHTIGNWLPYFSNPGSVNSSSNTSRKKQKTNSSSNPHHATNSGGTDDACPIDRLSFDRVDMSNRIKSIIEEMNSTCEHVSDLLKIANQSSTAITTTLTLKRPTTGSTVVQDKLFGRGDIFDKTVTALTGGTYHTETLSILPLVGPGGIGKTTFTQHLYSDEKIMRHFTVKVWVCVSTDFDVLNLTRQILRCVPTTEKEGNKIVIETANLDQLQISIAERLKSTRFLIVLDDIWKCSSEGDWKNLLAPFTKGETKGSMILVTTRFPLVAHMVKTTDPIELHGLEPNDFFTLFEFSIFGHSKPRDYEDDLIGVAKDIAKRLKGSPLAANTIGRLLRKNLSKGYWKGVLEKDEWQHMKNDDDIMPSLKISYDYLPFYLKKCFSYLALFPEDYKFYDIEITRFWIAVGIINSSCQNDKNYLEELVDNGFLMKGFDGFGDQCYVMHDLFHELSRNVSSQECVNISSLCFSADSIPKSIRHLSITIEDIYGESFEEEMGILKRRVDIGNLRTLMIFGLHNARVDNIFKSTFEEIKSLRVLFIGMNTPQSLPNGFSNLIHLQYLKIRSPYIEEMTLPSSLSRFYHLKFLDLVYWHGSKKLPKDINRLVNLQHFHSSRELHSNIPEVGKMKCLQELKEFYVKKGSVGFELRELGELRELGGKLRICNLGMIASKGEASVAKLKNKRNMKKLRLIWGPQHQTIHDDVLDGLEPHPNLLVLHIINPGVAPCPSWLCGDISTKRLESLHLENVSWSTLPPFEQLPHLTKLTLKNIASMHSFGPGNNGVTETSFMHLKTIVFEDMPVLVEWVGEPNSHLYSRLERIKCAGCPLLRSFPFLEYSSRFTNLCELVIHNCPELSQFPSMPHTSTLTSLSVRNATSKLSYNGKEFTIGGYNHDLSFDNMDKVEVMEIRDVSGISLSDIQRLNSLRSLSVERCENIFSAQLDDNVALHSVQSLELEELSITGEEFSKALRSFPAISQLSINKCKSLVLLPLEDGGGLWDLVMLQSFSASYCHKLFCRWPMGEVGGAQTIKPFPPSLRKLKIVEESSIKSMALLSNLTSLTYLELVDCEELTMDGFNPHITTNLKDLSIYDKQRISVGADVLSEVARDGLMHAGSFELEKLAVNSISALLGSPVCSHLAATLHTLQFRYDRWVETFTEEQEQALQLLTSLQDLQFSACSSLQSLPQQLRGLSSLRTLVIFGCEKIRSLPPKESLNASLSTIIVADCSPELTENAKNLKKSDTYSAKIIVCP; from the exons atggaggcagCTATTGAAACGGCGAGTTGGCTTCTCAGCAAGGCGCTCGCAAAGCTCTCGGACGAGCTGGTGGCCGCGTTCGTTGCCACCAGCTCCGAGCTCGGCCACAACTTCCAGAGCATGAAGCACTGGCTGTGGCACACGCAAGGGCTGCTACACGCAGCCCGGATCAGGGACATGAGCAACAACCCTGGTCCTGGCCTGCAGGGCTTGCTCGCGGAGCTAAGCAAGAAGGCAGATGAGGCCGAGGACTTGCTGGATGAAATCTGCTACTTCATGATCCAGGATCAACTCGACCACACCAGCGAGGCCACCATCCAGGACCCCGCCCCAAATATAGGCGATCTCGTCCGTGGTCGTGCTCGTGATGCTCACCATGCTCTTCGCCACACCATCGGTAACTGGCTTCCATACTTTTCAAATCCGGGTTCTGTCAACAGTAGTAGTAACACGTCccgcaaaaaacaaaaaacaaatagtAGTAGTAACCCACATCATGCAACCAACTCTGGTGGCACTGATGATGCTTGCCCCATCGACAGGCTATCTTTCGACAGAGTAGACATGTCCAACAGAATCAAGTCCATAATTGAGGAAATGAACTCTACATGTGAACATGTCTCCGACTTACTCAAAATTGCAAACCAAAGTAGCACTGCAATAACCACAACCCTCACCCTCAAAAGGCCAACCACGGGTTCAACAGTGGTGCAAGATAAGTTGTTTGGGAGGGGTGACATTTTTGATAAAACTGTAACTGCTCTTACCGGTGGCACATATCACACTGAAACCCTCTCTATTTTGCCTCTTGTTGGCCCTGGGGGTATAGGAAAGACAACCTTCACCCAACACTTGTACAGTGATGAAAAGATCATGAGGCACTTCACTGTCAAGGTATGGGTATGTGTCTCAACTGATTTTGATGTGCTTAACCTCACCCGGCAGATCCTTAGATGTGTACCTACAACAGAAAAAGAAGGAAACAAAATTGTAATCGAGACTGCCAATTTAGACCAGCTTCAAATATCCATTGCAGAGAGACTGAAGTCCACCAGGTTTTTAATTGTCTTGGATGATATTTGGAAATGCAGCAGCGAAGGTGACTGGAAAAACCTATTAGCTCCATTCACTAAGGGGGAAACCAAGGGTAGCATGATTCTTGTCACAACCCGGTTTCCATTAGTAGCACATATGGTGAAAACAACTGATCCAATAGAACTGCATGGTTTGGAGCCTAATGACTTCTTCACACTCTTTGAGTTTTCTATATTTGGTCATAGCAAACCCCGGGATTATGAAGATGACTTAATTGGTGTTGCAAAAGATATTGCAAAAAGACTAAAGGGTTCACCACTAGCAGCCAATACAATCGGTCGGTTATTGAGGAAAAACCTTTCTAAAGGATATTGGAAGGGAGTTCTTGAAAAAGATGAGTGGCAACACATGAAAAATGATGATGATATTATGCCATCTCTTAAAATTAGCTATGATTACCTTCCTTTCTATCTAAAAAAATGCTTTTCATACCTTGCCCTCTTCCCTGAAGATTATAAGTTTTATGATATAGAAATTACTCGTTTTTGGATTGCAGTAGGTATCATAAACTCTAGTTGCCAAAACGATAAAAATTACTTAGAAGAGCTAGTGGATAATGGTTTTCTCATGAAGGGGTTTGATGGGTTTGGTGATCAATGTTATGTGATGCATGATTTATTCCATGAACTGTCTCGGAATGTTTCATCACAAGAATGTGTCAATATAAGTAGTTTATGTTTTAGTGCCGATAGCATCCCAAAATCTATTCGGCACTTATCAATCACCATAGAAGATATATATGGTGAAAGTTTTGAAGAAGAAATGGGTATACTAAAGAGAAGGGTAGACATTGGAAATTTGCGGACTTTGATGATTTTTGGGTTACATAATGCACGAGTAGATAATATTTTCAAAAGTACATTTGAAGAAATAAAGAGTCTGAGAGTTCTGTTTATAGGAATGAACACTCCACAATCTTTGCCAAATGGATTTTCCAATCTTATCCACCTCCAATACCTTAAAATTAGATCACCTTATATAGAAGAAATGACTTTACCTAGCTCATTATCTAGATTTTACCACTTGAAATTTTTGGACCTCGTATATTGGCATGGAAGTAAAAAATTGCCTAAAGACATTAACCGCCTGGTGAATCTACAACATTTCCACTCATCCAGAGAACTCCATTCCAATATTCCTGAGGTTGGAAAGATGAAGTGTTTACAGGAGCTAAAAGAATTCTATGTAAAGAAAGGGAGTGTTGGGTTTGAATTGAGAGAGCTGGGggaattgagagagcttggaggaAAACTCCGTATATGTAATCTTGGAATGATTGCATCCAAGGGAGAAGCTAGTGTTGCCAAACTGAAGAACAAAAGAAATATGAAAAAGTTGCGATTAATCTGGGGTCCACAACACCAGACTATACATGATGATGTTCTTGATGGTCTTGAACCACACCCTAATCTTTTGGTGCTTCATATAATAAATCCGGGTGTCGCCCCTTGTCCTAGCTGGCTGTGCGGCGATATTAGCACAAAAAGGTTAGAGTCTCTCCATCTGGAGAATGTATCTTGGAGTACACTTCCACCTTTTGAGCAGCTACCACACCTCACCAAGCTCACTTTGAAGAATATAGCTAGCATGCATTCTTTTGGGCCTGGCAATAATGGTGTTACAGAGACAAGTTTCATGCACCTGAAGACAATTGTGTTTGAGGATATGCCAGTACTCGTGGAGTGGGTTGGCGAACCTAATAGCCATTTGTATTCCAGGCTTGAAAGAATCAAATGTGCAGGTTGTCCCCTTCTCCGCTCATTTCCGTTCTTGGAGTACTCAAGTCGGTTTACAAACCTGTGTGAACTTGTTATTCATAACTGCCCTGAGCTGTCCCAGTTTCCCTCCATGCCTCACACCTCCACACTAACATCTCTGAGTGTGAGGAATGCTACCTCAAAGTTGTCATACAATGGAAAGGAATTCACTATCGGAGGGTATAATCATGATTTGTCCTTTGACAATATGGATAAAGTAGAGGTTATGGAAATTAGGGATGTATCAGGCATTTCGTTGTCAGACATCCAACGCCTAAACTCCTTGAGAAGTCTGAGTGTTGAAAGATGTGAAAACATTTTCTCTGCGCAACTGGATGACAATGTCGCCCTCCATTCAGTTCAGAGTCTTGAGCTAGAAGAATTAAGTATTACAGGAGAAGAGTTTTCAAAAGCCTTGAGGTCTTTTCCAGCTATTTCCCAGCTTAGTATCAACAAGTGCAAGAGCCTGGTTCTTCTGCCCTTGGAGGATGGAGGAGGACTGTGGGACCTGGTGATGCTCCAATCGTTTTCTGCATCATACTGTCACAAGTTGTTCTGTCGGTGGCCCATGGGAGAAGTAGGAGGAGCTCAGACCATCAAGCCTTTTCCTCCTTCCCTCAGGAAACTGAAGATTGTCGAAGAATCAAGCATAAAGTCAATGGCCCTACTCTCAAACCTCACTTCTCTCACCTATCTAGAGCTGGTAGATTGTGAAGAATTAACTATGGATGGGTTTAATCCTCACATCACAACCAACCTCAAGGATTTGTCTATCTATGACAAACAAAGGATCTCTGTAGGAGCGGATGTGCTGTCAGAGGTGGCAAGGGATGGACTGATGCATGCTGGTTCATTCGAACTGGAAAAGCTTGCGGTGAACAGCATCTCGGCGCTGCTTGGTTCTCCAGTTTGCAGCCACCTTGCCGCTACTCTCCACACATTACAGTTTCGATATGATCGGTGGGTAGAAACCTTCACGGAAGAGCAGGAGCAAGCCCTTCAGCTCCTCACCTCGCTCCAAGATCTACAGTTTAGTGCTTGCAGTAGTTTGCAGTCCCTACCACAACAATTGCGTGGCCTTTCTTCTCTCAGAACATTAGTGATCTTTGGGTGTGAAAAAATCAGATCGCTGCCGCCCAAGGAGAGCCTCAACGCTTCACTAAGTACAATAATCGTGGCAGATTGCAGTCCCGAGTTAACTGAGAATGCCAAGAATTTGAAAAAATCAGACACATATTCAGCAAAAATAATTG TGTGCCCATGA